The proteins below are encoded in one region of Serinus canaria isolate serCan28SL12 chromosome W, serCan2020, whole genome shotgun sequence:
- the LOC108963651 gene encoding uncharacterized protein LOC108963651 isoform X2, whose amino-acid sequence MRGLDGKPLELSGAPRVPGIKNKAQVVKQKVTYLGYKVSAGQRTLGQSRKEAICQTPKPQTAKKLRTFLGMTGWCRLWIYNYGLFVKPLYELIATESRDIQWAKEATQAFNQLKNALMSAPALRLPDMSKPFLLFSHEKQRIALGILAQDLGPYRRAVAYFSKQLDAAAKGCPGCLRAVAAVVLNIQEARKFTLGQKMTVLVSHTVSAVLEVKGRHWLSPQWFLRYQAIMVEQDDVEIVLTNIVNPASFLSGNQGETVEHDCLETIEATYSSRPDLKDTPLENAEIWLTDGSSYVISGKRHAGYAITTCKEVVESGPLPTNTSAQKAEIIALTRALELAKGKEINIYTDSNYAFGVVHAHGAIWKERRLLNSQGKSIKHAS is encoded by the coding sequence ATGCGTGGCCTGGACGGTAAGCCTCTTGAACTTTCTGGGGCTCCAAGGGTACCGGGTATCAAAAACAAAGCCCAAGTAGTAAAGCAGAAAGTAACTTATCTGGGTTACAAAGTCAGTGCTGGACAACGTACCCTGGGCCAAAGCCGGAAGGAGGCAATATGCCAGACCCCAAAACCTCAGACGGCAAAAAAATTACGGACTTTCCTGGGGATGACGGGGTGGTGCAGGTTATGGATCTATAACTATGGACTGTTTGTTAAGCCCTTATATGAACTTATTGCAACTGAAAGCAGGGACATCCAATGGGCAAAGGAAGCTACACAGGCTTTCAACCAACTGAAAAATGCCCTCATGTCGGCTCCTGCACTGAGATTGCCAGACATGAGTAAGCCCTTCCTTTTGTTCTCCCATGAGAAGCAAAGAATCGCCTTGGGGATATTAGCACAAGACCTCGGCCCGTACAGAAGAGCAGTTGCATACTTCTCCAAGCAATTGGATGCAGCAGCTAAAGGGTGTCCTGGATGCCTCAGGGCGGTTGCAGCAGTCGTACTGAACATCCAAGAGGCACGTAAATTCACCCTGGGCCAGAAAATGACTGTGCTAGTGTCTCACACAGTGTCTGCAGTGCTAGAAGTGAAAGGCAGGCATTGGCTTTCCCCACAATGGTTCCTGAGATACCAAGCTATTATGGTGGAGCAAGATGATGTGGAAATAGTGTTGACGAACATTGTCAATCCAGCCTCCTTCCTCAGTGGAAACCAAGGGGAAACAGTGGAACATGACTGCCTGGAGACCATTGAGGCCACCTATTCCAGCCGCCCTGACCTGAAGGACACCCCTCTCGAGAATGCCGAAATCTGGCTCACTGATGGAAGCAGTTATGTCATCAGTGGAAAACGGCATGCTGGATACGCAATTACTACCTGCAAGGAGGTAGTAGAATCTGGGCCCTTGCCAACGAATACCTCTGCACAAAAAGCCGAGATAATTGCTCTAACTCGGGCCTTGGAATTggcaaaagggaaagaaataaacataTACACGGACTCAAATTATGCATTTGGAGTAGTGCATGCTCATGGAGCCATTTGGAAAGAGAGAAGACTGCTGAACTCTCAAGGGAAAAGCATTAAACATGCATCATAA